Proteins found in one Eretmochelys imbricata isolate rEreImb1 chromosome 9, rEreImb1.hap1, whole genome shotgun sequence genomic segment:
- the LOC144270476 gene encoding uncharacterized protein LOC144270476 — MKSRRSCWSILLFLGSSHALLIDILQDSVNGTINHSVLLPISYRLQESFPFPLSIQWHFSNSPNPLTTYTVTNCSVSAEGIPIHCSGNNFIHSEYQGRTVFFPENASLLLQNLQLSDSGVYSITFKVPQQTRHITLTVSEPHFNHGNTGGGNETTQSPDLLLGLQITGGFSFLLLLLLLLFCCRQHKGAVQQRRTRIIKQEEVPNHEESHMESSSPRTVSTIYAKIGEEAGQRQRRSESQTEYASLIFS; from the exons ATGAAGTCACGCAGGAGCTGCTGGTCTATCCTGCTGTTCCTCG GTTCCTCCCACGCTCTTCTCATTGACATTCTTCAGGATTCAGTCAATGGAACTATCAATCATTCTGTCCTTCTGCCCATCTCCTACAGGCTCCAGGAATCATTTCCCTTTCCTCTATCCATTCAGTGGCATTTCAGTAACTCCCCTAATCCACTCACCACCTACACAGTGACTAACTGCTCTGTCAGTGCTGAGGGGATTCCCATCCACTGCTCTGGAAATAATTTTATACATTCCGAATACCAAGGCCGGACTGTATTTTTCCCTGAAAATGCATCTTTGCTCCTTCAGAACCTGCAGCTCAGTGACAGCGGAGTCTACAGCATCACCTTCAAAGTACCACAGCAAACCAGACACATCACATTAACTGTATCTGAACCTCATTTCAACCATGGAAACACAGGCGGTG gaaatgaaacaacTCAGTCTCCAGACCTTCTCCTTGGACTTCAGATCACTGGAGGCTTCAGTTTTCTCCTGCTCCTCTTGTTGCTGCTCTTCTGCTGCAGACAGCATAAGG GTGCAGTTCAGCAGAGGAGGACACGAATCATAAAGCAAGAAGAG GTCCCAAATCATGAGGAATCTCACATGGAAAGCTCGTCACCGAGGACGGTATCAACAATTTATGCAAAGATTGGAGAGGAAGCTGGGCAGAGGCAGCGCAGATCAGAGTCACAGACTGAATACGCCTCTTTAATCTTCTCTTAA